In a genomic window of Struthio camelus isolate bStrCam1 chromosome 16, bStrCam1.hap1, whole genome shotgun sequence:
- the LOC104142828 gene encoding LOW QUALITY PROTEIN: pinopsin-like (The sequence of the model RefSeq protein was modified relative to this genomic sequence to represent the inferred CDS: substituted 1 base at 1 genomic stop codon), whose product METFNRSEAPPSNGTPGPFDGPQWPHQAPXSMYTAVAVLMGFVVVSASVVNGLVVVTSINHENLRSPLNYMLVNLAVADLLVTLCGSSVSLSNNIHGFFVFGERMCELEGFMVSLTGIVGLWSPAILAVERYVLICRPLGDFRLQRRHAAKGCALAWGWALLWTTPPLLGWSSYVPEGLRTSCGPNWYTGGSNNSSYVVALFVTCFVTCVIRMICIHAKLNSGNVQAAEQLKYLIAVF is encoded by the exons ATGGAGACCTTCAACCGCTCCGAGGCGCCCCCGAGCAACGGGACGCCGGGGCCTTTCGACGGCCCCCAGTGGCCCCACCAGGCCCCCTGAAGCATGTACACGGCCGTGGCCGTCCTCATGGGCTTCGTGGTGGTCTCTGCCTCCGTCGTGAATGGTCTGGTCGTCGTGACGTCCATCAACCACGAGAATCTCAGGTCCCCCCTGAACTACATGCTGGTGAACCTGGCGGTGGCGGACCTGCTGGTGACGCTCTGTGGCAGCTCCGTCAGCCTCTCCAACAACATCCACGGCTTCTTCGTGTTTGGCGAGAGGATGTGCGAGCTGGAAGGCTTCATGGTCTCCCTAACAG gCATCGTGGGGCTGTGGTCGCCGGCGATCCTGGCTGTGGAGCGGTACGTCCTGATCTGCAGGCCCCTGGGCGACTTCCGGCTGCAGCGCCGGCACGCCGCAAAGGGCTGCGCGCTTGCCTGGGGCTGGGCGCTGCTCTGGACCACCCCGCCGCTCCTGGGCTGGAGCAGCTACGTGCCGGAAG GGCTGAGAACCTCTTGCGGGCCCAACTGGTACACCGGtggcagcaacaacagcagctacGTCGTGGCCCTGTTCGTCACCTGCTTCGTCACCTGTGTTATCAGGATGATTTGCATTCATGCTAAACTCAATTCTGGAAACGTACAAGCAGCTGAACAACTGAAATATCTAATTGCGGTGTTCTGA
- the DOC2B gene encoding double C2-like domain-containing protein beta isoform X1 has protein sequence MTLRKGDKTPISIQEHMAIDVCPGPIKPIKQISDYFPRFPRGLPAAGGRSGGPRPAAGPPAVGPAEPARRRRRGGDESDEEDDDDDDVDRLFGARGATPAQPPAKCPAAPEEPVDPEGYESDDCTALGTLDFSLLYDQENNALHCTISKAKGLKPMDHNGLADPYVKLHLLPGASKANKLRTKTLRNTLNPTWNETLTYYGITDEDMLRKTLRISVCDEDKFRHNEFIGETRIPLKKLKPNQTKSFSICLEKQLPVSGPGPGPRSGLGSPPPRAAPHWAPLPPQIDKTEDKSLEERGRILISLKYSSQKQGLLVGIVRCAHLAAMDANGYSDPYVKTYLKPDEDKKSKHKTAVKKKTLNPEFNEEFCYEIKHGDLAKKTLEVTVWDYDIGKSNDFIGGVVLGINAKGERLKHWFDCLKNKDKKIERWHTLTNELPGAVLSD, from the exons ATGACCCTCCGCAAAGGGGACAAGACGCCCATCAGCATCCAGGAGCACATGGCCATCGACGTCTGCCCCGGCCCCATCAAGCCCATCAAGCAGATCTCCGACTACTTCCCCCGCTTCCCCCgcgggctgcccgccgccgggggccgcagcggcggcccccgccccgccgccggcccgccggccgtgggccccgccgagccggcccgccgccgccgccgcgggggcgacGAGTCCGACgaggaggacgacgacgacgacgacgtgGACCGGCTCTTCGGCGCCCGCGGCGCGACGCCCGCCCAGCCGCCCGCCAAGTGCCCCGCCGCGCCGGAGGAGCCCGTCGACCCCGAGGGCTACGAGTCCGACGACTGCA CGGCGCTGGGGACGCTGGATTTCAGCCTGCTCTACGACCAGGAGAACAACGCTCTCCACTGCACCATCAGCAAGGCCAAG GGCCTGAAGCCGATGGACCACAACGGGCTGGCCGACCCCTACGTCAAGCTGCACCTGCTTCCCGGGGCCAGCaag GCGAACAAGCTGAGGACGAAGACGCTGCGCAACACGCTGAACCCCACCTGGAACGAGACCCTCACCTACTACGGCATCACCGACGAGGACATGCTCCGCAAGACCCTGCG GATCTCGGTGTGCGACGAGGACAAGTTCCGGCACAACGAGTTCATCGGCGAGACCAGGATCCCCCTCAAGAAGCTGAAGCCCAACCAGACCAAGAGCTTCAGCATCtgcctggagaagcagctgccggtgagcgggccggggccggggccgcggtcGGGGCtggggtccccccctccccgggccgccccgcacTGGGCACCTCTCCCTCCCCAGATAGACAAGACGGAGGACAAGTCGCTGGAGGAGCGGGGCCGCATCCTCATCTCGCTCAAGTACAGCTCCCAGAAGCAGGGGCTGCTGGTGGGCATCGTGCGCTGCGCCCACCTGGCCGCCATGGACGCCAACGGCTACTCCGACCCCTACGTCAAGAC TTACTTGAAGCCGGACGAGGACAAGAAATCGAAGCATAAGACGGCGGTGAAGAAGAAGACGCTAAACCCCGAATTCAACGAG gaGTTCTGCTACGAGATAAAGCACGGCGACCTGGCGAAGAAGACCTTGGAAGTCACCGTGTGGGACTACGACATCGGGAAATCCAACGATTTCATAG GCGGCGTCGTGCTGGGCATCAACGCCAAGGGCGAGCGCCTCAAGCACTGGTTCGACTGCCTGAAAAACAAGGACAAGAAGATCGAGCGCTGGCACACGCTGACCAACGAGCTGCCGGGCGCCGTGCTCAGCGACTGA
- the DOC2B gene encoding double C2-like domain-containing protein beta isoform X2: protein MTLRKGDKTPISIQEHMAIDVCPGPIKPIKQISDYFPRFPRGLPAAGGRSGGPRPAAGPPAVGPAEPARRRRRGGDESDEEDDDDDDVDRLFGARGATPAQPPAKCPAAPEEPVDPEGYESDDCTALGTLDFSLLYDQENNALHCTISKAKGLKPMDHNGLADPYVKLHLLPGASKANKLRTKTLRNTLNPTWNETLTYYGITDEDMLRKTLRISVCDEDKFRHNEFIGETRIPLKKLKPNQTKSFSICLEKQLPIDKTEDKSLEERGRILISLKYSSQKQGLLVGIVRCAHLAAMDANGYSDPYVKTYLKPDEDKKSKHKTAVKKKTLNPEFNEEFCYEIKHGDLAKKTLEVTVWDYDIGKSNDFIGGVVLGINAKGERLKHWFDCLKNKDKKIERWHTLTNELPGAVLSD from the exons ATGACCCTCCGCAAAGGGGACAAGACGCCCATCAGCATCCAGGAGCACATGGCCATCGACGTCTGCCCCGGCCCCATCAAGCCCATCAAGCAGATCTCCGACTACTTCCCCCGCTTCCCCCgcgggctgcccgccgccgggggccgcagcggcggcccccgccccgccgccggcccgccggccgtgggccccgccgagccggcccgccgccgccgccgcgggggcgacGAGTCCGACgaggaggacgacgacgacgacgacgtgGACCGGCTCTTCGGCGCCCGCGGCGCGACGCCCGCCCAGCCGCCCGCCAAGTGCCCCGCCGCGCCGGAGGAGCCCGTCGACCCCGAGGGCTACGAGTCCGACGACTGCA CGGCGCTGGGGACGCTGGATTTCAGCCTGCTCTACGACCAGGAGAACAACGCTCTCCACTGCACCATCAGCAAGGCCAAG GGCCTGAAGCCGATGGACCACAACGGGCTGGCCGACCCCTACGTCAAGCTGCACCTGCTTCCCGGGGCCAGCaag GCGAACAAGCTGAGGACGAAGACGCTGCGCAACACGCTGAACCCCACCTGGAACGAGACCCTCACCTACTACGGCATCACCGACGAGGACATGCTCCGCAAGACCCTGCG GATCTCGGTGTGCGACGAGGACAAGTTCCGGCACAACGAGTTCATCGGCGAGACCAGGATCCCCCTCAAGAAGCTGAAGCCCAACCAGACCAAGAGCTTCAGCATCtgcctggagaagcagctgccg ATAGACAAGACGGAGGACAAGTCGCTGGAGGAGCGGGGCCGCATCCTCATCTCGCTCAAGTACAGCTCCCAGAAGCAGGGGCTGCTGGTGGGCATCGTGCGCTGCGCCCACCTGGCCGCCATGGACGCCAACGGCTACTCCGACCCCTACGTCAAGAC TTACTTGAAGCCGGACGAGGACAAGAAATCGAAGCATAAGACGGCGGTGAAGAAGAAGACGCTAAACCCCGAATTCAACGAG gaGTTCTGCTACGAGATAAAGCACGGCGACCTGGCGAAGAAGACCTTGGAAGTCACCGTGTGGGACTACGACATCGGGAAATCCAACGATTTCATAG GCGGCGTCGTGCTGGGCATCAACGCCAAGGGCGAGCGCCTCAAGCACTGGTTCGACTGCCTGAAAAACAAGGACAAGAAGATCGAGCGCTGGCACACGCTGACCAACGAGCTGCCGGGCGCCGTGCTCAGCGACTGA